The genomic stretch ATGATGTTCTTGATATGACAGTAGAAGAAGCAATGAAATTCTTTGAAAATATGCCTTCTATCCGAAGAAAGATTGAGACTCTTTATGATGTAGGCTTATCTTATATCAGACTGGGACAACCTTCAACAACATTATCCGGTGGTGAAGCACAGAGAATCAAGCTTGCTACTGAGTTAAGTAAGAGAAGTACAGGAAAGACGATATATATTCTGGATGAGCCAACTACAGGACTTCATTTTGCGGATGTTCATAAGCTCATCGAGATACTCAGAAGACTCTCTGAGGGTGGTAATTCAGTTGTGGTCATTGAGCATAATCTGGAGGTAATCAAGACAGCGGATTATATTATCGATATGGGACCGGAGGGCGGAGACAAAGGCGGTACAGTAATTGCCAAAGGAACGCCGGAAGAAGTAGCGGCATCACCTAAATCCTATACCGGATACTATATTAAGAAGATGCTGGAAGATCATAAAGAGGCGGTAGTATAAATGGATAATAATTTTTATGCTATGATGTCTCGCATGAAATATATTGAGCGTTGGGCATTAATGAGAAATTCCAGACCTGAAAATGTCTCTGAGCATACACTTGAGGTCAGTATATTAGCCCATGCCCTTGCAGTCATAGGAAATAAAAGATTAAATAAGAATTTAAATGGGGAGAGAGCTGCTTTAATAGCTCTCTTCCATGATTCCACAGAGATAATCACAGGAGATATGCCAACTCCAATCAAATATTATAACGGGAACATACAGGGAGCCTTTAAGGAAATTGAAGCAGAAGCGGCAAGAAGACTGCTCTCTATGCTGCCGGAGGATTTTAAAGAAGATTATGAACCGATATTCTTTCCGAAGCAGGAAGAAGAATACATATGGAAATTGGTAAAAGCAGCAGATAAGCTTTCTGCTCTTATAAAATGTATTCAGGAGGAGAAGGCTGGCAATACAGAATTCTCAAGTGCCAAGGAGAGTATAACAGAAGCAATTAAAGAACTTCAGGTGGAAGAGGCTGAGATCTTTATGGGGGAGTTTATCACTTCCTATTATAAGAACCTGGACGAATTGACCTGATGGGGTATGTGATGGTTAGACTATTTGTAGCTGTTTTTTGCATATGGTCTAGTAGAAAGAATTGTTTTAGGGAATTATTTTAATATATTTTATACGTAAATACTAATAATAAGTTGAGCTTTAATTATCTTGT from Anaerocolumna sp. AGMB13020 encodes the following:
- the yfbR gene encoding 5'-deoxynucleotidase, with translation MDNNFYAMMSRMKYIERWALMRNSRPENVSEHTLEVSILAHALAVIGNKRLNKNLNGERAALIALFHDSTEIITGDMPTPIKYYNGNIQGAFKEIEAEAARRLLSMLPEDFKEDYEPIFFPKQEEEYIWKLVKAADKLSALIKCIQEEKAGNTEFSSAKESITEAIKELQVEEAEIFMGEFITSYYKNLDELT